A stretch of the Chelonoidis abingdonii isolate Lonesome George chromosome 11, CheloAbing_2.0, whole genome shotgun sequence genome encodes the following:
- the LOC116826899 gene encoding zinc finger protein RFP-like isoform X1 has translation MAAENPVDRLQGEASCPICGEYFKDPVVIDCGHSFCHVCISQCWEGLDTSFSCPQCRETAEQRNLRPNRPLANVLELAKRLSLQVMKVAGGERVCEDHREPLKLFCEEDQDPICVVCDRSRAHRAHTVVPIEEAAQEYKEKIQAHLETLREEREKLLGFKVTGEGKSQEYLIQTQTERQKIVSEFQQLRKFLEEQEQCLLAQLANLEKEIVKIQNENVTKLSEGISCLSDLISEMEGTCQKPASEFLPDIRRTLSRCEMGKFQQPVELSAELEKRFSDFSQKNFALPETMKKFKDMLRSELEVKRGKSLGSDRPANVTLDPDTAHPELVLSEDRKSVRWGDTWQDLPDNPERFDSDPCVLGYEGFTSGRHSWEVEVGDGLFWAVGVARESVKRKEGVSYNPESGIWAVEQCWWGQYQALTSPVTPLPLSWVPRRIRVSLDYEWGQVTFFDADNETPIFTFPPASFNGERIRPWLSVGLETQFRLCP, from the exons atggcCGCAGAGAACCCCGTGGATCGTCTCCAGGGTGAAGCTAGCTGTCCTATCTGCGGGGAGTATTTTAAAGACCCAGTGGTTATAGACTGTGGGCACAGTTTCTGCCATGTCTGcatcagccagtgctgggagggtCTGGATACAAGCTTCTCCTGtcctcagtgcagagaaactgctgagcagaGAAACCTGAGGCCGAACCGACCCTTGGCAAATGTCCTAGAACTAGCCAAACGGCTGAGTCTACAGGTGATGAAGGttgcaggaggggagagagtgtGTGAGGATCACCGGGAGCCTCTCaaactgttctgtgaagaggaCCAAGACCCAATCTGCGTGGTGTGTGACAGATCCCGGGCTCACAGAGCTCACACAGTGGTTCCCATCGAGGAGGCAGCCCAGGAGTACAAG GAAAAGATTCAGGCCCATTTGGAGACTCTGAGGGAAGAGCGAGAGAAGCTGCTGGGATTTAAAGTgactggagaggggaaaagccAGGAGTACCTG atacAGACACAAACCGAGAGGCAGAAGATTGTGTCTGAATTTCAGCAACTGAGGAAGTTCCTGGAGGAACAAGAGCAATGTCTGCTGGCCCAGCTGGCAAACCTGGAAAAGGAGATTGTGAAGATACAGAATGAAAATGTCACAAAACTCTCTGAGGGGATTTCCTGTCTCAGTGACCTGATCAGTGAGATGGAGGGGACGTGTCAGAAGCCAGCGAGCGAATTCCTGCCG GATATCAGACGCACCTTGAGCAG GTGTGAGATGGGGAAGTTCCAGCAGCCGGTGGAGCTTTCTGCTGAGCTGGAAAAGAGATTCAGCGATTTCTCCCAGAAAAATTTTGCTCTACCGGAGACTATGAAGAAGTTCAAAG ACATGCTGCGCTCTGAACTGGAGGTAAAAAGAGGGAAATCCCTGGGATCAGACAGACCAG cgaatgtgactctggatccagacacggctcatCCCGAACTCGTCCTATCTGAGGATCGGAAAAGTGTGAGATGGGGAGACACATGGCAGGATCTGCCCGACAATCCTGAGAGATTTGACTCTGATCCCTGTGTGCTGGGCTATGAGGGATTCACATCAGGGAGACActcctgggaggtggaggtgggggatggattattctgggctgtgggggtggccagagagtctgtgaaGAGGAAGGAAGGGGTCAGTTATAACCCTGAGAGTGGGATCTGGGCAGTGGAGCAGTGCTGGTGGGGTCAGTACCAggctctcacctcccctgtgacccccctgcccctgagctggGTCCCCAGGAGGATCCGGGTTTCACTGGACTATGAATGGGGGCAGGTGACATTTTTCGATGCTGATAACGAGACCCCAATCTTTACTTTCCCACCAGCATCTTTCAATGGAGAGAGAATCCGCCCCTGGCTCTCAGTGGGGTTGGAAACCCAGTTCAGACTGTGCCCCTGA
- the LOC116826899 gene encoding E3 ubiquitin-protein ligase TRIM39-like isoform X2: MAAENPVDRLQGEASCPICGEYFKDPVVIDCGHSFCHVCISQCWEGLDTSFSCPQCRETAEQRNLRPNRPLANVLELAKRLSLQVMKVAGGERVCEDHREPLKLFCEEDQDPICVVCDRSRAHRAHTVVPIEEAAQEYKEKIQAHLETLREEREKLLGFKVTGEGKSQEYLIQTQTERQKIVSEFQQLRKFLEEQEQCLLAQLANLEKEIVKIQNENVTKLSEGISCLSDLISEMEGTCQKPASEFLPDIRRTLSRCEMGKFQQPVELSAELEKRFSDFSQKNFALPETMKKFKANVTLDPDTAHPELVLSEDRKSVRWGDTWQDLPDNPERFDSDPCVLGYEGFTSGRHSWEVEVGDGLFWAVGVARESVKRKEGVSYNPESGIWAVEQCWWGQYQALTSPVTPLPLSWVPRRIRVSLDYEWGQVTFFDADNETPIFTFPPASFNGERIRPWLSVGLETQFRLCP, encoded by the exons atggcCGCAGAGAACCCCGTGGATCGTCTCCAGGGTGAAGCTAGCTGTCCTATCTGCGGGGAGTATTTTAAAGACCCAGTGGTTATAGACTGTGGGCACAGTTTCTGCCATGTCTGcatcagccagtgctgggagggtCTGGATACAAGCTTCTCCTGtcctcagtgcagagaaactgctgagcagaGAAACCTGAGGCCGAACCGACCCTTGGCAAATGTCCTAGAACTAGCCAAACGGCTGAGTCTACAGGTGATGAAGGttgcaggaggggagagagtgtGTGAGGATCACCGGGAGCCTCTCaaactgttctgtgaagaggaCCAAGACCCAATCTGCGTGGTGTGTGACAGATCCCGGGCTCACAGAGCTCACACAGTGGTTCCCATCGAGGAGGCAGCCCAGGAGTACAAG GAAAAGATTCAGGCCCATTTGGAGACTCTGAGGGAAGAGCGAGAGAAGCTGCTGGGATTTAAAGTgactggagaggggaaaagccAGGAGTACCTG atacAGACACAAACCGAGAGGCAGAAGATTGTGTCTGAATTTCAGCAACTGAGGAAGTTCCTGGAGGAACAAGAGCAATGTCTGCTGGCCCAGCTGGCAAACCTGGAAAAGGAGATTGTGAAGATACAGAATGAAAATGTCACAAAACTCTCTGAGGGGATTTCCTGTCTCAGTGACCTGATCAGTGAGATGGAGGGGACGTGTCAGAAGCCAGCGAGCGAATTCCTGCCG GATATCAGACGCACCTTGAGCAG GTGTGAGATGGGGAAGTTCCAGCAGCCGGTGGAGCTTTCTGCTGAGCTGGAAAAGAGATTCAGCGATTTCTCCCAGAAAAATTTTGCTCTACCGGAGACTATGAAGAAGTTCAAAG cgaatgtgactctggatccagacacggctcatCCCGAACTCGTCCTATCTGAGGATCGGAAAAGTGTGAGATGGGGAGACACATGGCAGGATCTGCCCGACAATCCTGAGAGATTTGACTCTGATCCCTGTGTGCTGGGCTATGAGGGATTCACATCAGGGAGACActcctgggaggtggaggtgggggatggattattctgggctgtgggggtggccagagagtctgtgaaGAGGAAGGAAGGGGTCAGTTATAACCCTGAGAGTGGGATCTGGGCAGTGGAGCAGTGCTGGTGGGGTCAGTACCAggctctcacctcccctgtgacccccctgcccctgagctggGTCCCCAGGAGGATCCGGGTTTCACTGGACTATGAATGGGGGCAGGTGACATTTTTCGATGCTGATAACGAGACCCCAATCTTTACTTTCCCACCAGCATCTTTCAATGGAGAGAGAATCCGCCCCTGGCTCTCAGTGGGGTTGGAAACCCAGTTCAGACTGTGCCCCTGA
- the LOC116826899 gene encoding zinc finger protein RFP-like isoform X3 — protein sequence MAAENPVDRLQGEASCPICGEYFKDPVVIDCGHSFCHVCISQCWEGLDTSFSCPQCRETAEQRNLRPNRPLANVLELAKRLSLQVMKVAGGERVCEDHREPLKLFCEEDQDPICVVCDRSRAHRAHTVVPIEEAAQEYKIQTQTERQKIVSEFQQLRKFLEEQEQCLLAQLANLEKEIVKIQNENVTKLSEGISCLSDLISEMEGTCQKPASEFLPDIRRTLSRCEMGKFQQPVELSAELEKRFSDFSQKNFALPETMKKFKDMLRSELEVKRGKSLGSDRPANVTLDPDTAHPELVLSEDRKSVRWGDTWQDLPDNPERFDSDPCVLGYEGFTSGRHSWEVEVGDGLFWAVGVARESVKRKEGVSYNPESGIWAVEQCWWGQYQALTSPVTPLPLSWVPRRIRVSLDYEWGQVTFFDADNETPIFTFPPASFNGERIRPWLSVGLETQFRLCP from the exons atggcCGCAGAGAACCCCGTGGATCGTCTCCAGGGTGAAGCTAGCTGTCCTATCTGCGGGGAGTATTTTAAAGACCCAGTGGTTATAGACTGTGGGCACAGTTTCTGCCATGTCTGcatcagccagtgctgggagggtCTGGATACAAGCTTCTCCTGtcctcagtgcagagaaactgctgagcagaGAAACCTGAGGCCGAACCGACCCTTGGCAAATGTCCTAGAACTAGCCAAACGGCTGAGTCTACAGGTGATGAAGGttgcaggaggggagagagtgtGTGAGGATCACCGGGAGCCTCTCaaactgttctgtgaagaggaCCAAGACCCAATCTGCGTGGTGTGTGACAGATCCCGGGCTCACAGAGCTCACACAGTGGTTCCCATCGAGGAGGCAGCCCAGGAGTACAAG atacAGACACAAACCGAGAGGCAGAAGATTGTGTCTGAATTTCAGCAACTGAGGAAGTTCCTGGAGGAACAAGAGCAATGTCTGCTGGCCCAGCTGGCAAACCTGGAAAAGGAGATTGTGAAGATACAGAATGAAAATGTCACAAAACTCTCTGAGGGGATTTCCTGTCTCAGTGACCTGATCAGTGAGATGGAGGGGACGTGTCAGAAGCCAGCGAGCGAATTCCTGCCG GATATCAGACGCACCTTGAGCAG GTGTGAGATGGGGAAGTTCCAGCAGCCGGTGGAGCTTTCTGCTGAGCTGGAAAAGAGATTCAGCGATTTCTCCCAGAAAAATTTTGCTCTACCGGAGACTATGAAGAAGTTCAAAG ACATGCTGCGCTCTGAACTGGAGGTAAAAAGAGGGAAATCCCTGGGATCAGACAGACCAG cgaatgtgactctggatccagacacggctcatCCCGAACTCGTCCTATCTGAGGATCGGAAAAGTGTGAGATGGGGAGACACATGGCAGGATCTGCCCGACAATCCTGAGAGATTTGACTCTGATCCCTGTGTGCTGGGCTATGAGGGATTCACATCAGGGAGACActcctgggaggtggaggtgggggatggattattctgggctgtgggggtggccagagagtctgtgaaGAGGAAGGAAGGGGTCAGTTATAACCCTGAGAGTGGGATCTGGGCAGTGGAGCAGTGCTGGTGGGGTCAGTACCAggctctcacctcccctgtgacccccctgcccctgagctggGTCCCCAGGAGGATCCGGGTTTCACTGGACTATGAATGGGGGCAGGTGACATTTTTCGATGCTGATAACGAGACCCCAATCTTTACTTTCCCACCAGCATCTTTCAATGGAGAGAGAATCCGCCCCTGGCTCTCAGTGGGGTTGGAAACCCAGTTCAGACTGTGCCCCTGA
- the LOC116826899 gene encoding zinc finger protein RFP-like isoform X4, giving the protein MAAENPVDRLQGEASCPICGEYFKDPVVIDCGHSFCHVCISQCWEGLDTSFSCPQCRETAEQRNLRPNRPLANVLELAKRLSLQVMKVAGGERVCEDHREPLKLFCEEDQDPICVVCDRSRAHRAHTVVPIEEAAQEYKEKIQAHLETLREEREKLLGFKVTGEGKSQEYLIQTQTERQKIVSEFQQLRKFLEEQEQCLLAQLANLEKEIVKIQNENVTKLSEGISCLSDLISEMEGTCQKPASEFLPDIRRTLSRCEMGKFQQPVELSAELEKRFSDFSQKNFALPETMKKFKDMLRSELEVKRGKSLGSDRPGFDLPLILREDQPQQEDAARKQEEKQFLKPPQQLQQPGGGTAWASLLGLMHSAAKYQTCVASEKQKTFWIEASVWYGRCSMLKNQRG; this is encoded by the exons atggcCGCAGAGAACCCCGTGGATCGTCTCCAGGGTGAAGCTAGCTGTCCTATCTGCGGGGAGTATTTTAAAGACCCAGTGGTTATAGACTGTGGGCACAGTTTCTGCCATGTCTGcatcagccagtgctgggagggtCTGGATACAAGCTTCTCCTGtcctcagtgcagagaaactgctgagcagaGAAACCTGAGGCCGAACCGACCCTTGGCAAATGTCCTAGAACTAGCCAAACGGCTGAGTCTACAGGTGATGAAGGttgcaggaggggagagagtgtGTGAGGATCACCGGGAGCCTCTCaaactgttctgtgaagaggaCCAAGACCCAATCTGCGTGGTGTGTGACAGATCCCGGGCTCACAGAGCTCACACAGTGGTTCCCATCGAGGAGGCAGCCCAGGAGTACAAG GAAAAGATTCAGGCCCATTTGGAGACTCTGAGGGAAGAGCGAGAGAAGCTGCTGGGATTTAAAGTgactggagaggggaaaagccAGGAGTACCTG atacAGACACAAACCGAGAGGCAGAAGATTGTGTCTGAATTTCAGCAACTGAGGAAGTTCCTGGAGGAACAAGAGCAATGTCTGCTGGCCCAGCTGGCAAACCTGGAAAAGGAGATTGTGAAGATACAGAATGAAAATGTCACAAAACTCTCTGAGGGGATTTCCTGTCTCAGTGACCTGATCAGTGAGATGGAGGGGACGTGTCAGAAGCCAGCGAGCGAATTCCTGCCG GATATCAGACGCACCTTGAGCAG GTGTGAGATGGGGAAGTTCCAGCAGCCGGTGGAGCTTTCTGCTGAGCTGGAAAAGAGATTCAGCGATTTCTCCCAGAAAAATTTTGCTCTACCGGAGACTATGAAGAAGTTCAAAG ACATGCTGCGCTCTGAACTGGAGGTAAAAAGAGGGAAATCCCTGGGATCAGACAGACCAG GTTTTGACCTTCCTCTAATCCTGAGAGAGGATCAGCCCCAGCAGGAAGATGCAGCCAGGAAACAGGAAGAGAAGCAGTTTCTGAAACCACCACAGCAGCTCCAACAGCCAGGGGGAGGAACTGCCTGGGCATCTCTGCTTGGCCTCATGCATTCAGCTGCCAAGTATCAAACCTGCGTTGCGTCAGAGAAACAGAAGACTTTCTGGATAGAAGCCAGTGTTTGGTATGGCAGGtgcagcatgctgaagaatcagagagggtAG
- the LOC116826901 gene encoding single-pass membrane and coiled-coil domain-containing protein 3-like, with the protein MSWSDILYPDNPARWERVTRLHQELINCIELNFDTTNELIEALNTHCQCKLHSVKMNMNGTVQDNCNILLAAIKSIQDILQAIDAKLKSNLEPDLYRKLHDFQEPDATKMLILRNVSTVVSSLAGTVAMGFFIKLALSQVVGRVLSQTAMVLAKIGASVVGAMAGVLLGIGVDLILSAILGAIERDQLEAKIEELSELVGEFKPASKEYNKAIMKITCKLP; encoded by the coding sequence ATGTCCTGGAGCGATATCCTGTATCCAGACAACCCGGCGAGGTGGGAGAGGGTGACGCGGTTACACCAGGAGCTGATCAACTGCATAGAGCTCAATTTTGATACCACCAATGAGCTGATTGAAGCCTTGAACACACACTGTCAGTGCAAGTTGCACAGTGTTAAGATGAACATGAACGGCACCGTCCAGGACAACTGTAACATACTCCTCGCAGCCATAAAGTCTATCCAAGACATTCTGCAGGCCATCGATGCAAAGTTGAAGAGCAACCTGGAGCCAGATCTCTACCGAAAGCTTCACGATTTCCAGGAACCTGATGCCACAAAGATGCTGATTCTTCGCAATGTGTCCACAGTGGTGAGCAGCCTCGCTGGGACTGTGGCCATGGGGTTCTTTATCAAGCTGGCGTTGTCACAGGTGGTGGGCAGAGTCCTGAGCCAAACAGCCATGGTCTTGGCCAAGATTGGTGCCTCAGTGGTTGGTGCCATGGCTGGCGTGTTACTGGGCATCGGTGTCGACTTGATTCTCAGCGCGATCCTGGGTGCCATAGAGAGAGACCAACTGGAGGCGAAGATTGAGGAGCTCAGTGAGTTGGTGGGTGAGTTCAAGCCAGCCTCCAAGGAGTATAACAAAGCCATCATGAAGATCACCTGCAAGCTGCCATAG